A stretch of the Streptosporangium sp. NBC_01755 genome encodes the following:
- a CDS encoding recombinase family protein: MSNRAVLLARISDAEKIKADDGTAQLDTTGVDDQVQRLTALATGKGWTVAKVIIENDISAFKRRIVMLPNGRSEMRTVRPGFREALDYLTSDRADILVALDLDRAMRDPRDLEDLIDVVESNRPRVRAESVTGSLRLSNDADVTMARVMVAMANKSSRDTARRVSSARERQAAAGEFGGGRRPYGFEADGVTVRPDEAKIINGMADVVLLPTFGQPKGPSMKSIARDLREKNVPTADGKPWRPTYVRDVLMRPRNAALMVHRKGTGRKTYTPADVVGQAPWEPIISPEIYWAVVAKLADPSRRTNPGPAPKWLGSGIYRCPCGDVLRVHSAGDKADRPVYRCQSTGKGHATCPQAELDDLVETLAIVILARDAADLIKAPTTDVDVPALRAEVIATRQRRTRLVEDYAEEVIERPEYLAGVKRVNAKIQRLESRLNDVTDTSPLAPFAGVETEAEARKVWEGLGIGARRVIIAAIMTVTVQLVGRGKRPRITERVTIEPVKPAMS, encoded by the coding sequence ATGAGCAACCGAGCGGTTTTGCTGGCGAGGATCAGCGACGCGGAGAAGATCAAGGCCGACGACGGCACGGCCCAGCTCGACACGACCGGCGTTGACGACCAGGTCCAGCGACTCACGGCACTCGCCACCGGCAAGGGATGGACCGTGGCGAAAGTGATCATCGAGAACGACATCAGCGCGTTCAAGCGCCGTATCGTCATGCTTCCCAACGGCCGCAGCGAGATGCGCACGGTACGGCCCGGCTTCCGGGAAGCTCTCGACTACCTCACCAGCGACCGAGCCGACATCCTGGTTGCTCTCGACCTTGACCGCGCCATGCGCGACCCGCGCGACCTCGAAGACCTTATCGACGTGGTGGAGAGCAACCGGCCACGGGTCCGCGCCGAGAGCGTCACGGGATCTTTGCGGCTCAGCAATGACGCCGATGTGACCATGGCGCGTGTGATGGTCGCGATGGCGAACAAGAGCAGTCGTGACACCGCACGGCGCGTCAGTTCCGCCCGTGAACGCCAGGCCGCAGCCGGAGAGTTCGGAGGCGGACGACGCCCCTACGGTTTCGAGGCGGACGGGGTCACCGTACGGCCCGACGAAGCGAAGATCATTAACGGGATGGCCGATGTGGTTCTCCTGCCGACGTTCGGCCAGCCCAAGGGACCGAGCATGAAGAGCATCGCGCGTGATCTGCGAGAGAAGAACGTGCCGACCGCCGACGGCAAGCCATGGCGACCCACCTACGTGCGTGATGTGCTCATGCGCCCCCGTAACGCCGCCCTCATGGTCCACAGGAAAGGCACTGGCCGTAAGACCTACACCCCCGCCGACGTGGTTGGACAGGCCCCATGGGAGCCGATCATCTCTCCGGAGATCTATTGGGCGGTCGTGGCCAAGCTCGCCGACCCCTCTCGCCGGACCAACCCCGGACCCGCTCCCAAGTGGTTGGGCAGCGGAATCTACCGGTGCCCATGTGGTGATGTCTTGCGGGTCCACAGTGCGGGTGACAAGGCCGACCGGCCCGTCTACCGATGCCAGAGCACCGGCAAGGGACACGCCACCTGCCCGCAGGCCGAGCTAGACGACCTGGTCGAGACCCTGGCGATCGTGATCCTTGCCAGAGACGCCGCCGACCTGATCAAAGCGCCGACGACCGACGTGGACGTGCCCGCCCTTCGAGCCGAGGTGATCGCGACGCGTCAGCGCAGGACTCGACTTGTCGAGGACTACGCCGAGGAGGTGATCGAGCGCCCCGAGTACCTCGCAGGGGTGAAGCGCGTCAATGCCAAGATCCAGCGCCTCGAAAGCCGCCTGAATGACGTGACCGACACGTCCCCGCTGGCACCGTTCGCGGGCGTCGAGACCGAGGCCGAGGCCCGCAAGGTCTGGGAAGGTCTGGGCATCGGTGCCCGCCGGGTGATCATCGCGGCGATCATGACCGTTACCGTCCAACTGGTAGGACGCGGCAAGCGCCCGCGCATCACCGAGCGTGTCACTATCGAGCCGGTGAAGCCCGCCATGTCGTGA